A portion of the Bacillus thuringiensis genome contains these proteins:
- a CDS encoding pyridoxamine 5'-phosphate oxidase family protein, with translation MGIERAEIKSIISTEEELRKILGQPSERALKKVISSLDHHCVDFLSKSPFLVLSTANKLGECDASPRGDAPGFVYVLNNNKIIIPERPGNRRIDSILNIISNPRVGLIFFIPGLGETLRINGRAYITNDEEVLKEMQANGRNPLLGIVVEIEECYIHCAKAFIRSKMWDSESWLNKKELPSAAKMLLEHAKVNTSEEDVARSLEESYTKRLY, from the coding sequence GTGGGGATAGAGCGTGCGGAAATAAAATCGATTATTTCAACAGAGGAAGAGCTACGGAAAATATTGGGGCAACCAAGTGAGCGAGCGTTAAAGAAAGTTATTTCATCATTAGACCACCATTGCGTAGATTTTCTGTCTAAATCTCCTTTTCTAGTATTATCTACTGCAAATAAATTAGGAGAGTGTGATGCTTCGCCGAGAGGAGATGCACCTGGATTTGTATACGTATTAAATAATAATAAAATTATCATTCCAGAAAGACCGGGCAATCGTCGTATAGACTCCATTTTGAATATTATTTCAAATCCACGTGTAGGACTAATCTTTTTTATTCCAGGTCTTGGGGAGACGCTCCGGATAAATGGCCGAGCGTATATTACAAACGACGAAGAAGTTTTGAAAGAAATGCAGGCGAATGGACGTAATCCGTTGCTTGGAATTGTTGTTGAAATAGAAGAGTGTTATATTCATTGTGCAAAAGCTTTTATTCGTTCTAAGATGTGGGATTCAGAATCTTGGTTAAATAAAAAAGAGTTACCTTCAGCAGCAAAAATGTTGCTGGAGCATGCGAAAGTGAATACTTCAGAAGAAGATGTTGCTCGTTCTTTAGAGGAAAGTTATACAAAAAGATTGTATTGA